One part of the Triplophysa dalaica isolate WHDGS20190420 chromosome 25, ASM1584641v1, whole genome shotgun sequence genome encodes these proteins:
- the osbpl3a gene encoding oxysterol-binding protein-related protein 3a: MSSEEHNVTLSSKVTSPMPTSPTTAPFPQRKESTSSSEDKRDSWEVVEDLQSLTANVQKPKKQEGLMLKKRKWPMKGWHKRYFLLEKGILTYAKTGTDLKKGRLRGRIDVGLSVMAMKKKSLCIDLDTEESIYHLKVKSRDLFEQWVTQLRDHRTFRQNEIAMEPQERQSDSMSIKRRSFVTKQPSVLLKNNWRQNSQDMEKCCKDLTECESSLLELNLLLKNMEVLHRTFSAPAINTLQIEGSKKEKRGRRWRSKNYNKDHKNAAQTSDISRLHVSNPNLQYSEPVSQDSCLDSPDSPTEASRMQEEFCRLAGIVHSTLRSAYSSLSSEKDRVRSTLETISEKEVLDRPRPLMQQVSSESRGSIPESLSEFYDAKEYLLSGSSSDNELSDDDSYVSDVSDSTSVEFCRNDNTYKMKEILENGNGSTVMRRQRLPSARMNESVNLWSILRSNIGKDLSKVAMPVQLNEPINTLQRLCEEIEYHHLLDTAADTHNPHMRMVYVAAFAVSAYACSFTRAGGKPFNPVLGETYECLRPDKGFRFISEQLSHHPPVSACHCESKNFTLWQDVRWKNKFWGKSMEIVPMGVSHLELPGFGDHYEWSKVTSCIHNILSGQRWIEHYGEMSIKHTTTTGDVSHCKVTFLKSRSGGSNANEVEGVVTDSEGRVIHCLFGKWNEALYLGKPPSATCIWRANPMPDDNEQYYGFTQFAIELNELEESLKPLLPSTDTRFRPDQRLLEEGDITGAEEHKERIEVLQRERRRALQENNITYSPRYFKRAEDDSWVSNGTYWDLRKDPGFSKLEFPVLW, from the exons ATGAGTTCAGAAGAGCACAATGTGACGCTGTCCTCAAAGGTGACCTCCCCCATGCCCACCTCACCAACCACAGCACCGTTTCCACAAAGGAAAGAGAGTACTTCTTCAAGTGAAGACAAAAGG gACAGCTGGGAGGTGGTTGAGGACCTGCAGAGTTTGACAGCAAATGTTCAGAAGCCTAAGAAGCAGGAGGGACTGATGCTGAAAAAGAGAAAGTGGCCCATGAAAGGATGGCATAAG AGATATTTCCTGCTTGAGAAGGGCATCCTGACATATGCCAAGACAGGGACTGAT CTGAAGAAGGGGAGGTTAAGAGGTCGCATTGATGTTGGTCTCTCTGTTATGGCTATGAAAAAGAAGTCATTGTGCATCGATCTGGATACAGAGGAGAGTATTTACCATCTGAAG GTAAAGTCTAGGGATCTGTTTGAACAATGGGTGACACAGCTACGGGATCATCGAACGTTCCGTCAGAACGAGATCGCCATGGAGCCACAAGAGCGACAATCTGACTCCATGTCCATTAAAAGA cGTTCCTTTGTCACAAAGCAGCCTTCAGTCTTGTTAAAGAACAACTGGCGGCAAAACTCACAAGACATGGAAAAGTGTTGTAAAG aTCTGACAGAATGCGAGTCCTCCTTGCTCGAATTAAACCTTCTGCTGAAAAATATGGAAGTTCTGCATAGAACCTTCTCAGCACCTGCCATCAACACACTGCAG ATCGAAGGCTCCAAAAAAGAGAAGCGTGGACGAAGATGGCGATCTAAGAATTACAACAAAGATCATAAAAACGCAGCACAG ACTTCTGATATATCTCGTCTGCACGTGTCCAATCCAAACCTCCAGTATTCAGAGCCCGTTTCTCAAGACTCGTGTCTAGACAGTCCCGACTCACCCACAGAAGCCTCTCGAATGCAGGAGGAGTTCTGTCGGCTTGCTGGTATTG TTCATTCCACTCTTCGCTCAGCATATTCCTCCCTGTCTTCAGAGAAAGACAGAGTCAGAAGCACTTTGGAGACCATCAGTGAGAAG GAAGTTCTTGACAGGCCACGCCCTTTGATGCAGCAGGTGTCCAGTGAAAGTAGAGGATCGATCCCAGAGTCTCTGTCAGAGTTCTATGATGCTAAGGAATATCTGCTGTCCGGTAGCTCATCTGATAATGAG TTGTCAGACGATGACTCATACGTCAGTGATGTCAGTGACAGCACGTCGGTGGAATTTTGCAGGAATGACAATACCTATAAAATGAAAGAGATTTTAG AGAACGGCAACGGGTCCACGGTCATGCGGCGGCAGCGTTTACCAAGTGCACGTATGAACGAGAGTGTAAATCTGTGGAGTATCCTGCGCAGTAACATCGGTAAGGACCTTTCGAAAGTTGCAATGCCTGTTCAGCTCAACGAGCCAATCAACACGCTGCAGAGACTGTGTGAGGAAATTGAGTACCACCACCTCCTGGACACCGCGGCAGACACGCACAACCCACACATGCGTATG gTGTATGTAGCAGCATTCGCTGTGTCTGCATATGCATGTTCGTTCACTAGAGCAGGAGGAAAACCCTTTAATCCTGTGCTGGGAGAGACATACGAATGTTTGCGACCTGATAAGGGCTTCCGCTTCATTTCTGAACAG CTCAGTCACCATCCACCTGTGTCTGCCTGTCACTGCGAGTCCAAGAACTTCACACTTTGGCAAG ATGTCCGGTGGAAGAATAAGTTTTGGGGGAAATCTATGGAGATCGTTCCCATGGGAGTCAGTCACTTAGAATTGCCTGG TTTCGGGGATCATTATGAGTGGAGTAAAGTCACTTCCTGCATTCATAACATTCTGAGTGGCCAGCGTTGGATAGAACATTATGGGGAAATGTCCATCAAGCACACAACTACGACGGGAGATGTCAGTCATTGCAAAGTCACTTTCCTTAAG TCGAGATCTGGAGGTTCGAATGCTAATGAGGTAGAGGGCGTGGTTACCGACTCAGAGGGGCGTGTGATTCACTGTCTGTTCGGCAAATGGAATGAGGCTTTGTACTTGGGGAAACCGCCCTCGGCAACCTGCATCTGGAGAGCAA ATCCCATGCCTGATGACAATGAGCAGTACTATGGATTCACACAGTTTGCAATAGAGCTGAATGAATTGGAGGAGAGTTTAAAACCCCTCTTGCCCTCGACGGATACACGTTTTAGACCTGATCAAAG ACTCTTAGAAGAAGGTGATATTACTGGAGCAGAAGAGCATAAAGAAAGAATTGAAGTgctccagagagagagaagaagagccCTGCaagaaaacaacataacatactCGCCCCGATATTTCAA GCGTGCTGAAGACGACTCGTGGGTGAGCAACGGCACATACTGGGACCTCAGGAAAGACCCTGGATTCAGCAAACTAGAATTCCCTGTGCTTTGGTGA